TCTGCAAATTGTAAAATGCCTTATCTTGTAAGTTACAATCCAGATGCATTTATATTTAAACAATCCAAGAATGAATTGGTCCAATAGAAAGATATTTTTCTTTAGAAAGAGATATTTTTTGAAGTAACAAATTGTAAGCTCCAGTATCTTTTAAACAGTTAACTATAATGCTTCCTTTTGTAGGTGAGCATAATATCATGTTACGTTCTCTGTCTGGCAAGAAATAGTATTTGATTGTTACCTCtccattttatataattaccaaattattttgtttagcTTGACCTTTTTTAAAAATGCTTTCACTCTAAAGTTtatgcttatttttttttttcctttgcaaAGAACGGTAAAGAGGGAGAATAGGTTCcttctttcatttttatagTTAACTAGAGAGTAGTGTCATCTTAATAATTGACCATACAGCAAATTGCTTGCTTATAGACTTATAGTACGTTGGATATGACATGTGAACCTTTGTCCGGATCTCGTCAATTAGAGAGGTTGTGTCACTGTTATCATtagcacaaaaaaaatatcttcacTAACAGAAGGTAAATAAATATACCATTCACATTAAAAAAGCTTGCGTGCTAGTACTAGACTTATACTCGtccatttttattgtttaagtttgacttatataaaatatgaccgAACGAAAACGAAAACGAATCCTTCATCGTGAATGGGAAATTATTTTTGGGAATAAAATCTAGAATTTCAACTTTAATCTTATGGATTAAAAGAtcttacaaaataattatataaaacagTAGCATGGAAAGATTCTGCCAACGCGCTTACCCTTTTTTTATGAAGATGAGAGTAGATAACGCGCTATAGACACGTCGGGGACCGTAAACTAAAAGGCCTTTTCTGCCTCATAGTGGCCCAAACTAAATACTCTTGATCATGTTGCACTCGGCCCATATTagacatttatatatatgttttattttaaaaagaaaatccaaGAGATTCTCACCATGTAATGAAGAAACATGTTTAGCTGTAGTGGTGAAAGGAAGTGAAACAAGAGTTACAGCAAACACAGAGACACTAAAGGAGAAAGAATCAGAGAGATGAAGCTTTCTCTTGCTCGGCAATGGAGTCACGAACTGCTTTCAAAAGTAGAGGCATAAGCTTCTCATTAGCAACGATGATGCCAGTGTCCAAATCAAGATACTTGCCTTTCGAGAAATCCAATGGCTTTCCACCTGCATCCGTCACGATTCCACCCGCCTCTGCTCCCAAAAAGATATTGCATTCATTATCAAAATCACATTCacattcattataaaaaaaagggAGAAAGGCTTTATTATAATGTTACCAGTTACAACAATAGCACCAGCGACATGGTCCCAAATCTTTTCACGGTAACCTTTATGAGGAAACCTTAAGTATATAGCTCCATCTCCTCTAGACAAAGCTCCATACTTTGCCTGGCTATCTATCCTGACAGGTGGCGCTTTCACACCGAGTTTCTATATTATATAACAAAGAGATCACCAGTTAGTTACTCGCTGGAATCACACGAGAAGGTAAGGGAGAAGCCACTTACGTTGGCAATGGAACTGGATAAGTCGTGAAGAGAGTGAGCTCCTTCAAACGACTCGAAGAAGGATGCCTCTTCAGGATTCTCAACGCTAGAGACATGTACTTTGACTGGTTCGGATTTCGAGTCTAAGGGCTGCATGTATGTCCCTGAACCAATCGTAGCATAGAAGAGGCATCCGGTTtcctctgaagaagaagagttcttgttcttgtttccaGCTATGGATGTTAATGGCAAGTTTGGACAAGCAAGAACACCTAACACTACTTTCCCTTCCTCGAGTAATCCTAGTGCTACAGCATACTGATCTCCCCTCAAAAACCTAAACAAGCTTAGTGTCAAGAACACACAACATTTGATCTTTGAGGGTagaatagatagtttaagaacTTACCCTTTAGTGCCATCGATAGGATCCAAGACCCAATGTCGACCATTAGGACCACCTTCAGATGTGCCACAGTCGATGGCTCTGAGTAGATCATCTGTGGTTAAAGTAGAGTCAATGGCTTTGGTTAGATCCTCAGTAGCCAAAGTGTCGTTGACGAGTTTCGTGATGCGCTCAAGAATATCCTCAGAACCATCCTTGCGTAGATCAGCTGAGTCctgtaaacataatttaaaaagacAATGTGAGtcataaaacaaacaaaactcaaGATAAGTATTGTGAGAGAGACATACTCACCTCTTCAGCGACCAATGAAAAGGGTTCAGAAGTGAGTTCCCTTTCCAAGACTATGCTGACAACTGCTTGTGAACCTGAAAACTCAACACAAAGGTCAGCTTAATTACTCTAAAGATACAACAAAGACAGTGTTACTTGTCTAAAACCATTGGCTTATGTAATTACATTTCAATCTCAGAGAAGATTGAAAGAGAAAAAACTAACCATAATCAGCAACGGTGACTGGACTTTTATCAGATTTTGATTGAACATCTGATTGCAACAAAGCCTTTTGAACTTTCTGAAACAAACCAAACAGAaggaaaaaaacacacacattcTTTTAGAGAAAATCTGAATCACATATCAATACACATTCATCTCCAAATCCAGAAATTGGAATCGAAACTGGGAAGATTACAAAATGGGTTTTCGAAAAGAATCAAACTTTAGAATCTGGGTCATGATTGAATCAAGAAAGAGACCTGACAGAGACGAGCTGCGAGGGAAGCAGCTTTCTTAGCAGCGTCAAGCTCTTTCTCGTAAGCCATGGATGAAACTACTCTTAGAGTAACAAATGAAGGAGACGACTTCCTTCTCAATACAGAAACGAGACGGTTCGGTGAATATCTGAATCTCGAAACTGATGCGAATGTCTGAAGCGGTGCCTTGGCTGTTCGAAAGCAATTTATAGATGACATCTCTCTCCTTTTCAACAAGAAGAAAAATTGTCTTCACATTTTTCTAATTGCAGTCTGACAGTCCATTATTATTTTCAGAATTTCCCGTATATACCCTCGTACTTATTTATTCTCTTAAATTAAACCCTAacttttatttctatttaaaaagaCCACAATTGCTCTCCTTGTTAAGTCGTTCATTTAGTACCAAACCTGAAACAACAAAAGCAAAGGGTCAAAAACGAAAATCAAAAACTTTATAGATTGGTGGTTGTTGAGTTTGTGCTAATAGAGATCGCACGTGGATGTTGTGTCGGAAACAAAGTGAAGATTATAGGTAGCGAAGGGCTTCTCGATTAGTTGAAGCCCAAGATGATCAAAAGCCCATTTCTTATTATATCTTTAGAGACGAAAAATCTGACGACGGCTTGGCCACTATAGTCTATATCCATCCACATGGATATTCTATTCTTCATCTAGACATTTGTTTAACAAGTTTGGGGTTTTCGGATAATTACATGATTAATGAccaagagacaaaaaaaaagaccagatttttcagatttgaTGTCGTGTTTGGAAAGCAAAATTACGTAGTGGTTATTTGCGGGCGCAAGCAAAGAGGTCATGTTTCACGATACAAACAAACCTAATTTTatgtcttctttcttctttttattctcTACAATCTccaataaaagtattttttttttctccaataaAAGTATTATTCTACAAAAAGTCTTCTTGGTCTACCTTCCCACAAACTCAAGGTTTATATATACTTCCTTACTTATATATCTGTTCTTGATTTTGCGAATAATATATCCTCACTTTGACTCGGTTCTTGTGGAGCAGAGCAAGAGCTTTTTAATGAACAGATACAATCAACGTAATCAGCAACCTTCTTTTATTGCTGATCATTTCCAGAGCTTGGATCAGGTTTCCAACTTTCTTTTACTTCATTTCttgatttgtttatttatagTTGTTGAAGCAAAGTAGTAATGAATTCATAAGAAGCCTTGCTTTCTTTATTAGGTGATAACTTCTTTGAGAGAAGCTGGACTAGAATCCTCAAACTTGATTTTAGGAATTGACTTCACCAAGAGCAATGAGTGGACAGGTGCTTTATTTAATTCACATGTTGATAAAAGATGACTACAAATGGTTTTTGGTGTTTTTTATGTTCCGACTGTCGTTGCAGGAAGACACTCATTCAATAGAAAAAGCCTTCACGCCATTGGTAAAAGACAGAATCCATATGAGCAAGCAATATCCATAATTGGCCGTACACTATCTCCATTTGATGAAGACGACCTTATCCCTTGTTTCGGCTTTGGAGATGGTTAGTTTCTTTAACTTAATCTTTCAAGacgaagatttttttttaaaaaaaaaaacctaaatggtttttattatatgtattctTCCTCATGCAGTAACAACACGAGATCAATATGTATTCAGCTTTTATCCTGAGAACAAAAGCTGCGATGGATTTGAAAACGCAGTTAAAAGATACAGAGAGATTGTTCCACATTTGAAGTTGTCCGGTATTTGTGTCAACACACCAAAGAGATCGGTTTAATTTCTGGCttaatctaaaacatttatcattttgttttCCTCTCTCGCTCAGGTCCAACCTCGTTTGCACCGATTATCAATGCAGCCATCGACATAGTGGAGCAGAACAATATGCAATACCATGTTCTTGTCATTATAGCAGATGGTCAGGTCACTAGGAATCCAGATTTGCCATTTGGTCGGCTTAGTCCACAGGAAGAAGCTACTATGAACTCCATAGTGGCAGCTAGGTAAACAAAAAGACTATTCAATAAGCTCAGATTCATGGTCATTGTTTCTTCATACTAATgttgtttgatatatatatattttccagCCATTACCCGCTGTCCATCGTCTTGGTTGGAGTAGGAGACGGACCCTGGGACACAATGAAACAGTTTGATGACAATATCCCTCACCGCAAATTCGATAACTTCCAGGTAAAGTATTACAAACCTAGAATAGCAATCTCATTGTTTCTTTTACGTGATATGATTGATGATGATAATTGCAATACTCTTCCGTTTTCACAGTTTGTGAACTTCACAGAGATAATGTCAGAGCACAAAGACGCAGCTAAAAAAGAGGCTGCTTTTGCACTCGCAGCTCTAATGGAGATTCCTTTTCAGTACAAGGCTACATTAAGTCTCGAGTAAGTGGAGCACAAGTTTGAATTTTGGGGGAATTTACcgtaataattatttttatacac
The window above is part of the Brassica napus cultivar Da-Ae chromosome C3, Da-Ae, whole genome shotgun sequence genome. Proteins encoded here:
- the LOC106347997 gene encoding SAL1 phosphatase yields the protein MSSINCFRTAKAPLQTFASVSRFRYSPNRLVSVLRRKSSPSFVTLRVVSSMAYEKELDAAKKAASLAARLCQKVQKALLQSDVQSKSDKSPVTVADYGSQAVVSIVLERELTSEPFSLVAEEDSADLRKDGSEDILERITKLVNDTLATEDLTKAIDSTLTTDDLLRAIDCGTSEGGPNGRHWVLDPIDGTKGFLRGDQYAVALGLLEEGKVVLGVLACPNLPLTSIAGNKNKNSSSSEETGCLFYATIGSGTYMQPLDSKSEPVKVHVSSVENPEEASFFESFEGAHSLHDLSSSIANKLGVKAPPVRIDSQAKYGALSRGDGAIYLRFPHKGYREKIWDHVAGAIVVTEAGGIVTDAGGKPLDFSKGKYLDLDTGIIVANEKLMPLLLKAVRDSIAEQEKASSL
- the LOC106348015 gene encoding E3 ubiquitin-protein ligase RGLG3 isoform X2; this encodes MNRYNQRNQQPSFIADHFQSLDQVITSLREAGLESSNLILGIDFTKSNEWTGRHSFNRKSLHAIGKRQNPYEQAISIIGRTLSPFDEDDLIPCFGFGDVTTRDQYVFSFYPENKSCDGFENAVKRYREIVPHLKLSGPTSFAPIINAAIDIVEQNNMQYHVLVIIADGQVTRNPDLPFGRLSPQEEATMNSIVAASHYPLSIVLVGVGDGPWDTMKQFDDNIPHRKFDNFQFVNFTEIMSEHKDAAKKEAAFALAALMEIPFQYKATLSLEKQVRASRLHHKPLPPPPEVIERDNAVRAVPNPVTETAEKSERTAPVCPICLTKPKDMAFSCGHTTCKECGVVVKTCPMCRQPITTRIRLYT
- the LOC106348015 gene encoding E3 ubiquitin-protein ligase RGLG3 isoform X1 — protein: MNRYNQRNQQPSFIADHFQSLDQVITSLREAGLESSNLILGIDFTKSNEWTGRHSFNRKSLHAIGKRQNPYEQAISIIGRTLSPFDEDDLIPCFGFGDVTTRDQYVFSFYPENKSCDGFENAVKRYREIVPHLKLSGPTSFAPIINAAIDIVEQNNMQYHVLVIIADGQVTRNPDLPFGRLSPQEEATMNSIVAASHYPLSIVLVGVGDGPWDTMKQFDDNIPHRKFDNFQFVNFTEIMSEHKDAAKKEAAFALAALMEIPFQYKATLSLDRKQVRASRLHHKPLPPPPEVIERDNAVRAVPNPVTETAEKSERTAPVCPICLTKPKDMAFSCGHTTCKECGVVVKTCPMCRQPITTRIRLYT